The following is a genomic window from Neodiprion pinetum isolate iyNeoPine1 chromosome 3, iyNeoPine1.2, whole genome shotgun sequence.
AAATGCAATCAAGCATATCGAGCCAAACGCGTTTGTGCTCCTCAGTAAACTGAAATATCTGACCCTAATCAACAACAAGATACAGTGCATGTCCCCGTACGCTTTCGACCCACTGAAGCACCTCACGGAGGTCGTTTTATTGTACAATCCTTGGATGTGTAGCTGTCAGGAAGGACTTCGGAAGAGGTTACACGAGAAACGAGTTAGTTATACCGTATCACGTGGGCCATGCATAGGCGGATACGTACAAGACAGCGATGACCTGTATGATCAGACGTTCGAAAGACGAGAGGTAAAAGTCAAAGGCCAGAAAACTGGACTGGCCAAAAGTTCGGAAGTAACTCTGAAAGTTGACGGTAGAAATTGGATAAACAAACAAAGACCAGAAGTTATGGAGGTAGAGGAGGTTGTTCACAAtcgaaacatcgaaatttccaaCTATGAATACTACCGTCTCCGAGCAGAAGAACAGCTAGACAATGCATTGGCGTTCGAACGAACAGAACTCAAATGGACAACGTCCCCGATTGAAATGACTACAGAGGTCGATGAAGGAGAAAATTGGCATGTAACAGTAATTCCATCAGAAAATTCGTACAGTTTTCGCTGGGGCACAATATGGGCTGTCTCATTAATTCCTGCGGATGCAGAGGTCATTAAATTTTATGCAAGTGATGTACAAACCGTATTCACTGGCATTTTTGCTCGCTTCGGTGAGAACTTGAGAGTACTTAAATTTGAAAGATGTCCTGTACAGGATATTGAGCCACAAGCCTTTGACGGGCTCGTAAACCTGGAAACACTTGTCCTGACCTACAGTAAAATCCATGTGGTTAAATCTGCttggtttgaaaatattccgaatttgcgaaaattaaatttatcacGCAGCCCGATTACTAAAATCAATGGAGGTATCTTTGAAATACTGAGAAATCTGGAAGAGCTTGACATTTCGCACAACAAATTGAACTGCGTTAACATGAACGGACTCTCTCACCTTACaaagttaaataaaattcatattcaCGGTAATCCTTGGTCGTGTCTGTGTCTGAGAACGCTGAAGGAGTGGCTAGACGAGCAGCAGATCCAGTACGATACCGATTTCTCTGTCGAAGGAATACTTTGGAATTGCACCAAAGAATATTCAAGCTTAAAAACGGCCAGCGATCATGATACCAACTCCATCGACAGCATGAGACCTTACGCCGAGGAAGAAATGGAGGAAACAAAGAGAGTCGAGAATGTTCGAAGTTTTGAGAAGACCCAGGAAGAAACTTCGAGCTTGATgggaaattttaaaattatgcaaattGATGATAACAGCGTAGACCTGACCGTCACAGGCCAAAGAATTGACGAAAATGTTTCAACACCTAGTACCGTAGAATCAGACACCGAAGTCCCTGAGGACCGATGCTCGCTCATTCAAATGTGGCGGCTCCCCTTAGAGGTTTGGGTGTGCAAGGGTGGCGATATTCAGATCTTGGAACAAATACCAAGCGGCGCAGAGAGAATTCAGATCACCACCTCCGATATATCCGTTATTCCAGCCAACGCCTTTGTGCGCTTTTCAAATTTAGTAGACttgattttttacaacatCAACGTTAGCGACGTGCACCCGTTGGCTTTTGCTGGCCTGAATAAGCTGGAGAGGTTGATTTTCCGGGAAACAAATATAACGACGGTAAGATCGTCCTGGTTGCACAACCTCCCCAATCTTACACGGCTTGGACTAGCATGGAATTTGATCTCGGAAATCGAACCTGACGTATTTGATTACCTGCCCAACCTCGAGACACTCGCCATCCAGGGGAACAACCTTAGGTGCATTTACACCAGCTCTCTTTCGTCTTTAAAAGATTTGAGAGTTGTTACAATGCAAGGTAATCCCTGGAAATGGAGATGTCGTGAAGAATTAACGAATTTTCTTTACGCCCGTAACATCACCTACGAAATTTCTGGAACTACCGACGGACAACGCGTTATTCCTAACTAATTTCTTAGCGTCCAATAACTTTGCGTCGGAATAGTACCATCCTCACCATGTTCGGACGCGAAGAAGGGCATGTCAATCGTCTTAGTGCCTCGCCTGATAGTCTTTAGGAGAAGAATGGAATTAATATTCAAAAGCTGCATTTCTCGCAATTAGCCAGATTGTCACCTCAATGAAATCCTTAACTCCGCCGAAATATTGTATGTATTAGTAATGTGGCTGcggtatttataaatataagaGTTTTGTGTTATCATCACTCATTGACTATAGTTTCAATTTGCAATATCCAGCTAATGCCATCCGTCAATTTCGCAGTCTCTCGACTTGGGCGATACTGATGTTATACCTGCTTACAACCGCGAGAAAAGTTTACATATTTACGTCTATTTTCTCTGATGCTTATAATTTAGGTCAAAAGCTGTGTGTTGGGGCGGTGGAAAAAGTACGATTTTTAAAACGTCGATCCGACGTCTGTGCGGCGAGAAAACTCAGAAACcccataaaaaaataataatattttacagtcatccaattttataatataaattatacaaattttcttgCAAATATAAAATCATTATGAATGATATTTCAGTTGGATAAGGATGCTCAGATTGAATCAAGAATATCGCAAGGAAGACTTCGTTTCAACTTGAAATTTGACGGATGATCTGCGCATTGAATGGAAGCTTGCCATTTATCGGTACTGAATAGCTTACGAGAGAATCTTATAACGTGACATAAAtatcgattattattcaatcGGTAATGTtacattgataaaaataataggtTCTTCGTAAGCCGCAATCATTGAACAGGCGGGATATAAGGTATGATCCAAAAGCAATGCGTTATAAATGCTCGAAGAGCATTAAGCACTTGGCCGCaggtatttgaattttaaatctcCACTGCACCAACAAACGTGCTACAATTATTGCACATCGTAAAGTACATCAAGTATGGAGGAGCACACGTACAATTAAACGTGAAATATAAGGATAATTTTTAGAATAATTCGCTCAATTAAACCGTCATTGAGCCGACATTTCTTACGTTTGCTCATGAGAAACGTATCGGTACACGATATACTGTAGCTTATTTTGCGCAGGTAATCTGAATCGCAAGTGATGCCTGCTCCGCTAATCGGAATAAACTGCATGACATCCTTACCCTCAGGTATTTGCGCTCTCACATAATAGTACAGATATATCACAGAATTTTCATTACGTTTTTTAGCAATCCGTTAATATTCGCTCAGCGAGTTGAAAGAATTATAACTGggatgtacgtacatatgGCGGGGTTGCAGATACAATAGTAAACCATTCGTCTATCAATCCCATTGACACAGTATTAATTATCTATATTCCACTGGATAAATCAGTAATGTTCTGAGTGAGCGGAATATAGGTAAATTAACATATATGGTGGAATATGTCGCTGTGCTTATCTCATCAGATTATCCAAGTCTCGCGCAATATGCATATCGCAGGGTCTAGAATCTAGATATAGCTGTGCATACATGCAAAGGATGAGTCAAAATTATATCATACTGTCTGAATAAGTATTAACGAACTAAACAATTCCCAGGATTCGAGAACACTGATTACAGGTAAACAGCGAAATCAGCACGCTTACTCGTGACATCGTACATTTACGGGTATTCCAACTTGCCAATTTagcattgaagaaaaaaaataatctggCCCATGAGGGGATCGAACCCGCGACCTTCGCGTTATTAGCACGACGCTCTAACCAACTGAGCTAATGGGCCGTGGTGACATTGGAAACCGTGTCTTGTCATGAACCTTTCATTTATTCTTGATAAGATTATATTTCACGTAAAGGCAGGATATTGACTAAACGTACTAACATTTGTATAAAGTAGAACATGAGTATTCACCATCCATATTTCGCTCCGGTAACGagctttgaatatttttattctgacTATTAATATCCTCTATCACACGTCGAGCAAAGTTCGTATTACGACCAGCTATAATAACCTGTAATTTCTTGGCAGACTCAGACAAAACAAGGTATACAAGTGGATATAGGATAGCAGTTATTAAATATCACGATTGATGATCATCGCCgcggaaaagaagaaaacgaaataaaaacttaTGAGCACAGGTTTCTCGTCAAGCTGAAGCAGTCTCAACGTGTTCTCATCGCATTGAACTTTTCTCTGTCACAAGTGAAAAGGAAAAGTACCTTTAATAAGATAGTTCATTATAACAGATCAACAAGCTCATTAATCGGGTGTAAGAAAAAGGTTTTCAGGAATTGCGGTGTGCTACAGACGGCGATATTCGGAAATCGAGTCGTCAACGGTGACATTAGGGGATTCAAGCTCATTTTCAGCGAGCAGCACGAGGTTTGATTGTCTCGTCGTTTTCATCGCTCATCGGGTTATAGATACGCGGACGGACGGAACATCGAGTCTCTCCTTGCTTAATTGCGTTGACTTTTTTCTACAGACGTTAGATGCTAGCGTGGATAATATCCAGTCATAAAATTAGGAAAGAGAACAAAAGAGATCTAGAAGCATGGGGTATAGTCCCAGCGTACCGTTTTCAGCCCTGCCGCTCACATCTTATCAACCACGCCATGCGCTTTgagatattttcaatcactttCAGACTTAAATCCCTTCAGCAATTGACTATCCACTGTCACCATAAGTCCATTCACATCAAAGTAGGAACGCGTTCGAATCACTGGGGGAAATATACGAGAACACCGGTGAACGGACATGAGGATGCTATGATAAGCGTGTTGACATGGCCACATCAATTGCATTTAGATATGCCTCTCATGAACGGGTAATTAATATCAATTCAGATGAATGATTCCAAAGGCGGATTGTGCACTTATGTCATAGCAAAGTATTGACCAAAGTCGCTAGAGTACATTTTCCTTTGATTGAGAAACGATTGTCGGAAACGACGCTTTTTTGCCTGAGACATTTCGTAGAATCTATACACAGGTATACCCCTGGTCCAGATTCGGTTCGGTGCATTCTCATTTCGTGGGGTTCAGAATGTACATCGCAGCATCCTTcagacacaaaaaaaaagttcattatACGATGCTCCACTCCACGAGCAGACGGATCCCATTCATAGCAATGCACAAGGGAGAAGAGTTCTTTGGTTACCTGCAATCGCTCTTTATACGTGTATAGCTGAACAGCAATCGAAAGAACTTACGAGAATATATCTATTCCTAATCTACACTTTTCCCTACTCCCTAGCTGTTTAACcgggaaatatttttgaggtaaaaaatgataacagCTTCGTCATGTGTCTAAAAAGATGTATCAAAATCGTACTCATCGAAGCCTGCTATACTTTTTTGGGACAGATATTAGCCACTGGAAAACGCAGAGAGTCAGAttaaaataatggtaaaattattagaaaaatcgaaTGACAATTTGTCcaaattgagaaataaataCCACCCGAATACTTTTAAAGAGAAAtatgaacttttaatttcGGCTTTTCCAATCTTTGATGCGCCAAATGAACATTCGTACAATccaaattcgaaaaatctcCAAGTATCAATCAACCATTTCAGAATGATTGGGAAACTCTATTATAgacagtgaaatttttaccattcTTTATCCTTCATGTTTGTTATTTTCAAGTTGCAGCCCGGATGCAAGCAGGCACATGTTTGCTCAGAATTTATTACtatgaattattatcatgGACTCCGCAGGAATCAAGGTATATCCAACGGGTAACGGCAATGAGCATACGCCCCAACGAGCGCACAACCTCAGGCTATTCACCTAACAACTAACAGTTAGCTCTCGTATTTTTGAATAGAAATATCAATAACGAAGTGCAGGCCGAAGCGTCCGTAAATACAGTAGCACTCGCGAAGCTAGTAGAGCGTAAACTGGATCAACGCCCTCATAGTATTTCCATGGTATACCTACATCTATACTTACGGAGAATCAGATACTTCCAACAGTTGTGCAGAACTGAAAAATTACAGTCAGATTTATTgagcaaaaaattattctacgttgactcgaaattattaaatttataacgagattcatgaatttgaagttTTCAAAGTAATAAGGAGATCACGGAACACaaatattgtaattaaaaactgACAAAATTTCTGAAGacgttgaaatttaataaaacttgAGGTGCAAGTTTGAAtatgcaaaaaattgaaacaaaaattaaccgcccaacgtggggctcGAACCCACGACCCTGAGATTAAGAGTCTCATGCTCTACCGACTGAGCTAGCCGGGCTATGTGAACACCGTGAAACTTATGGGTTATAGACAGTAAAAATGATTGACTAGGTCTAAAAATTCTCTCACGTTCCAAGTTCTCTGATCTAATTTTAAATGTACTGTATGCTATTTGTTCGAGTTTGTAGGGAAAACATTTAATCGGGGTTATCGTAATTCCACGAATAGTTTATGAAAATGTAACATTTTTGCGTGCCAAAAATTGTTACTGGACGAATTTGTTTGATAGATAAGCTggtagatttttcaatttaaatcagGCATGTAAAGAATCACAATTGGTCAAGAAATCTCTACCGGAAGATGGTTAACTAAGcagtatttatacatactgATATTAGTAAAAAAAGAGATTATCGATAGATACAATTGATACACACAAAACCACCGACCAtgacaaaataaatgaaaaagatgtCAAAAATACTATCTCGCCTAGCAGAGCGTGGTTTCGATCCACGGACCTCTGGGTTATGGGCCCAGCACGCTTCCACTGCGCCACTCTGCTCTTGTGTCAATGGGTACTTTAAAGCTGTAGATAAGCATAATTTGCTAATCAGATGTCCATTGATTCAAATTATTCGTATTGAGCAACTAAACAACTGactgaatgaaaattacatcCTCTTAGTATACTTAACTGTTTGAAtgaatattacaaatattttagatCGGCAATAATGGAATTGTTAGTAGAAAAAATCAGTGCTTTTCGATGGAAGACAGCATAAAGGGTTAAAAAGTGTTTAAGAGTTTTAGACTCAATTAGGTGAGACATTGTGGGTATTTTGCACAAAAAAATCGAGGGAAAAGGGCATTTTATGGTAGTTTCAGAGTAGTTGATAACATTGAGATCTGAAGGTTGAGGACATGAACTTTATATAATTTAGAACACACCTATCCATGGAAACACGTTATCCTGCGTCCAAATCAACAGATTCTGTACCTACTGCGTCCCTTACAGGGTGTATGGGTAAGCTCGAAGGGTAAGAAGATAGCATTGTTACCGATATTCGGTGTGGCAAAGGTATGTACTTGATCATAATTTCTCtcaagaatgaaaaaagtacaTTTGATTGCTGCAGAAGTCTGACGCGATTGAAAAAGAAACctcataattttataaaaaatttcaatccaaCTGGAATTTGGCCTCACCAATTTCTTTAATCATTACGTATTTGCAGAAGTCCGCGGTGAAATAGATTTGTGTACAACATATTTTCATACTCagcgaaatttcaaaaaaaaaaattaattacctaTCGGAGCAACGATCTATGGAAACTCGTTGGAGTATTATAGTAAACTGATGTTCGGAtactagaaattttttacaaaaccaAATGATGCCAAGATATATTCAAGAAACACATCAGAGGTTCTCACAACATCAGGCCCAACATTTGATACatgagatttatttttaaatttactgtGACAATAACAGCgatgaggttttttttttttatagaagtACAGAGTAACcaattttatagaattttaagagaagtttgaaaaatctatTGATGTGGGGATGCAGATAATCACTGACAAGTATACAGAATTATTCAGAGTATTGCATAGAACCTCAGAAAGAAAATGttggatttattttccaaGGAAATTTGAGATctgttttcaaataaaattatcgaaaggatcgacattttgaaaaaaaagtggcccaTGAGGGGATCGAACCCGCGACCTTCGCGTTATTAGCACGACGCTCTAACCAACTGAGCTAATGGGCCGTCGACAAGAGAACAACAATAAACAATTATCAATTCATTATCTAAAATAAATTCGGACAAACTCGGGTGttgagaaaaggaagaaaactATCGGACTGATGaccaaaatttgcaaaataattaGAAAGAACGACCGTTTTCCATTTCAACAATGACCCGGAAATCCACTATCAACTTGTGAAACATTTTCCTGTTTTGCAACACGTTGTTACacatctcacaatcagtataAGATGAAGCGATGGACTGTGCTGCGGGTATCCGGACTCCGGACAAAGCGTGCAGGTCGACAAGCTGCAAGTCAGCTGGCCGAAGGCACGAACGAACTTGTCTGTGCCTGTTCAGCACGCGTCTCATCCTGATCGACTGCATCATCGTCGTGCCGCGATACGACTCGTTGAATTCACGTTACCAGATAGTAGAGGAATTTTACTGATTAGCATAACAGCTTTCGATAGCCGGTATATGAGTTATCGCGTAATTTGACAATGAGCTGCTTATTGTGCATATCGAGCAGAAGATCCCTATTAGGGCCCTGATTCGGAAATTAGATGATCATGAAGTTTAATCTTTCATCTAAACCGAGTCAGGTCATTATGCGAGAAATTAGATCCTGAACAACCCCTACGCTCAATTCTGAAATCATTACGCTGAGATATCTCAAAATTGATGTCAAATTACATGAATTATGCTATCCGCGAAATGCTAACTTGAATATGTTGAAATCACTTGAATCAACCGTAcctaaaattttctaaatgtTAGCAGCTCTGACTATAAGACGACTGATTTATAAGATAATGActtcaatgaaatttcaccgatgGACTACATGGCAACGAAATTCTCGAGTGAATCCAGCGTGTCAAGAAGAAATCCTAGCCGATTCTGTGCCTacctaatatatgtatatttaagtAAATTTGCATTCAATCTGACCGTTCATCCTGGGGCTAAGGAGCCCTGGATACGTATGCATCCGAAATAATAGCATGCACTTACGCAACCCGAGATTAGATCTATCGTAAACTGCCGTTAGATCGGCACAATTTTTTAAGTTATATCGCCCACGCTAGTACAACCCATAGTCATCCGGACAATGGAGAAAATGTGGGCAGTGAAACGATATCAAATTAACAATCTTGTGTACCATCGACGCAGGTCACGTGAATCATACTTGCAAATCTTTTGAAGCATCGAATATTGATGAATTTGTAATGGCTTTAAAAACGGTTGCATGTTTTAAACTCCCCAACAGAAGGGACGAAATGAATCAATCACTTATAAACATGAACGTATCTACgaatgtataatacatgtcGAGAAATTGAGTAGATAGtgcgtgaagaaaaaagtttatacAAAAC
Proteins encoded in this region:
- the LOC124214841 gene encoding slit homolog 1 protein-like, producing MKTIVSTITWLLLVIASCTAVNNRCKIVTTDDNRNSVYSCVQATFDDVLDIPDDVEWIQFSISKFPQLPDKAFSSLALRGLSFYNCDIGHIHPNAFEGLRSLEQLTFYRSNIRILKASWFETLHNLTHLFLNRNDIVYIEPNVFTLTPKLRYLNIEDNNVNCISKEVLDSLGSLEHVRLGKNPWLCSCYAELLEWVNDRGVNYGLRNSMGERFACMIEDVDSIRDYSLPFYKTFRNISVSQNGYIEMNIAKSVRCVGKNLAALHEMPDNAIAISFTDSQIYELPRYAFFRFGNSLRSLFLRNCSISEVDPEAFVGLSRLKVLYIFNNSITTVKSEWFKDLHNLEYLILARNAIKHIEPNAFVLLSKLKYLTLINNKIQCMSPYAFDPLKHLTEVVLLYNPWMCSCQEGLRKRLHEKRVSYTVSRGPCIGGYVQDSDDLYDQTFERREVKVKGQKTGLAKSSEVTLKVDGRNWINKQRPEVMEVEEVVHNRNIEISNYEYYRLRAEEQLDNALAFERTELKWTTSPIEMTTEVDEGENWHVTVIPSENSYSFRWGTIWAVSLIPADAEVIKFYASDVQTVFTGIFARFGENLRVLKFERCPVQDIEPQAFDGLVNLETLVLTYSKIHVVKSAWFENIPNLRKLNLSRSPITKINGGIFEILRNLEELDISHNKLNCVNMNGLSHLTKLNKIHIHGNPWSCLCLRTLKEWLDEQQIQYDTDFSVEGILWNCTKEYSSLKTASDHDTNSIDSMRPYAEEEMEETKRVENVRSFEKTQEETSSLMGNFKIMQIDDNSVDLTVTGQRIDENVSTPSTVESDTEVPEDRCSLIQMWRLPLEVWVCKGGDIQILEQIPSGAERIQITTSDISVIPANAFVRFSNLVDLIFYNINVSDVHPLAFAGLNKLERLIFRETNITTVRSSWLHNLPNLTRLGLAWNLISEIEPDVFDYLPNLETLAIQGNNLRCIYTSSLSSLKDLRVVTMQGNPWKWRCREELTNFLYARNITYEISGTTDGQRVIPN